ACCGATGCGCATGTCACCAGTCTCGAACGGCTCCACGAAGGCAGTATCGACATTTGCTCGGTCGATAACGTGACATGGGGCTTTTACAAGAAGTTCCGTCCTGTCGCCGCCGCGCGCTTCCGGATACTCGACGAAACCGTCTCCAGCCCGTCGTTGCCATTCGTTACGTCGGCGAATACGACGGAAACCGAGGCGGTCGCGCTTGCCGAGACCCTGTACGAGATCACAAGGGATCCGCAGCTCGCCCACATACGTGAGGCACTGGAACTCACTGGTCTTTCCGTGCCCGATGTCGCCGCCTACGAACGTTTGGCCGATTACGAGCGCGAAGCCGCCGAGCTTGGCTTTCCCGAAATAAAATAGACGCTGAACTGTCGAAGGCTGCGACGGCCAACAGGGATGCCGTCATTTTGCTTTCCGCTGCGCAAGCCTCGTGCCGGTGCGTGCGCAAGCCATCGTCATGTTCCCGCAACGTCCGATCGCATGCTCCGTAGGATCCTTCGCATCAGGATCTCTCCGTCCGTCGTTACAAACCGCTGGTCGGCGCGCTGATCGAGAACGTCGATCTGACAAGGCCGCTCAGCGACCGCAACAAGCTGGATCTGAATCGTGCTTTGACGGAGCATGGCGTCATTTTCATCCGCAATCAGGCGCTGAATTTCGCGCAGCATGTCGAACTCGCCCGCATCTTCGGCAATCCCATCCAAGAACATCTATCTGCCGTCGGTGAACGGGCTGGGCTATCTCATCAACTATGCCCAGTTCACGTTCGAAATCTCGAAGATGTATGCGGGCATCATCACCCTGTCGCTGCTCGGGCTGGTGTTGAACCAGGGGCTCGTGCTGGTGGAACGTCGGCGCACCGCCTGGAAAGGCGAGGCGTGAAGGCCCACGTGTCGGCTAGGCGTAGGAAATGAACTTGAACGCGGGACCGTTTGATCCCGAACTCTTGCCGCAAAGCGAGCCCAGCGGGGTCACGACCCCGGCGGGAAGAACACCAGCGCACGCACTTCGATGCTCTCTCGCGGCGGCGCGTCGGGAGTGAGCGGATTCTCGAATGAGGTGTGAAACGACAGTCTGGCGCGGCCGTCATTGGCGCTGTCGTGGATCCGGATCAACAGGGCTTCGTCGGTCTGCATCTCCGAGAAATAGTGCCAGCGATGAGCTGGATTGTATTCGACCCTCGACGTCTCGCCGCGAACATGGGCATAGACGAGGTCGCTGGCGATCAGGTCATCATCCGTGAATGTCTGCGCGTCACATAGCGCCAAGGGTGAATCCAGCACGGGTCCGCGGACCGGCCGCCAGACGTTGACGATGCCAAACCGGTGCCGCAACAGTTCGTCCGCCTCGGCGCCGAGGTGGTCGCGGACGCGCCGAGGCGCCGAGTTTACCGTGTGGTCGTTGTGCACTTGCCGCGATGGCGGGGCCAAACCGGGCAGCGTGGCGTTGCGGACGTTGTGGTCGAACACGACGACGCGGCTGGCACCAAGCCTGTCGCGCAGCAATTGCTCGACCTCGGGGTAATAGACACGCTTGATCTCCTCCGGATCGTAAAAATCAGCGACGGCGGTCGGCGCCTTGACGAGGGTAAAGCCGTTGCGGTCAAGCGTGAACTCGGACTCGCGGCCGCGGGCGTCCTCGATCGACACCTCGCGCGGATCGTCGATGCCGTTCCACTGCGGGACGCCCGGCGGCGGTTCAATGCGATAAAATGCCGGTCTTTCGGCACCGCGCTTGAGGTAGTGAAGCGTCGTGGTGAGATTTCGAGCGGCGGTGGCTGCTTCGAGTGCCATGGTGGCTGCTACTCCGCGTCAAATGATCTTGTTACGCCGATCTTTGGGTTGTCCGCCGCGGTCAGGGATCGATACGCCACAAGCGGGCTCCGATCGAATCGCGAAGAAGTCGCGGCTGCCTTACGTTGCGAAAATCTAGCGCAGGAAGGTGCCAACGTCAGCGTGATGATCCACCAAAGAGTCGAAGGGAGCGCACGCGATTCTCCAAAAATGATTTGGCTAGGGGAAATTGCTTCTCTGCCAGACATGGCGCCCATTCGCGCAGTGCGATCGATGCGCATGTCGATACGACACGCCGTGTCGATGGTTTGCCCGCGCAGCCGGTAGCCGCGAGCGGTCACTCCTCATCGAGCAAAGTGTTCTGTCGCTTGAAGCCTCCCGCGAAATTTCATCTCCAGGTCTTCTCAAATACAAAATTGACGCTTTGGCGCGCCGCGAACTAGCCTTCCACTGAGACCTATCGTTCCGATCGCGTGAGAAGATGGAGCGCTGCAGTGCAAATTGAGGCTGGACTTCATCCGGGCGACGAAGGAAAGACCTCGCCGAAGCACGTACGCGATATCGATCGGCGCCCATGGACCGCAGTCGAGAAACACAAACTGAGGGGCCTCGTCAGCCGACAGGTGTCCGCCGCAAAAATCGCAAAACAGCTCCGGCGACCGCTCGCCTCGATCAGGATCATGGCGACAAGCCTTGGCCTTACCATCGAGCAGGGTTGAAGCCCTCCAGTCCTGCTCGCAAAGAGTATCAACCATGACACAATCTTCCGATCTGCAACGCCGTGCTTTTTTGACCGGAGCAGCGGCTGCGGCCACCGGATGGTTGGCGAGCAGCGGCAATTCCCTTGCAGGGCCGCCGCTTCAGGTTCCGGTCTGGACCCGTGAACAAGGCGCGGCAATCGTCAGTCCGCCCTACGGAGTTCCTTCCCGCTTCGAAGACGGCATTGTCCGGCGACCGCGAGCGACGCCACCGATACCGACGGCGGCATCCAGCGGAACGCCTTTGCAGCATCTGCATGGCATCATCACGCCGGCGGGCCTGCATTATGAGCGGCACCACGCTGGTGTGCCGGCGATCGATCCTGACCACCACCGCCTGGTGGTGCATGGCCTGGTCGAGCGTCCCCTCGTGCTATCGATGGACGATCTGCTGCGCTTTCCGTCGGTGTCGCGGATCCATTTCCTGGAGTGTTCCGGCAACACCGCAACATGGAACAGCGGAAACCCGAAATGGACCGTACAGGATACCCACGGCCTGCTCAGCTGCAGCGAATGGACGGGCGTATCGCTGGTGACGATCCTGGGAGAAGTCGGACTCAAACCCGGCGCCAAATGGATATTGGCCGAGGGCGCCGATGCGGCGGCCATGAGCAGAAGCATACCCATCGAGATCGCACTGGACGATGCCATCCTTGCTTACGCGCAGAACGGTGAGCGGCTTAGGCCTGAGCAAGGCTATCCGTTGCGGCTGTTCCTGCCGGGCATCGAAGGCAATATGAGCATCAAGTGGCTCCGCCGCCTCAAGGTCGGCGATCAACCATTCCAATCGCGCGAGGAAACGTCGAAATATACCGACCTGATGCCTGACGGTACCGCGCGGCAATTCACGTTCACGATGGAAGCCAAATCGGTGATCACGTCGCCCTCGGGCGGCCATCAATTGCGCGGACCAGGCTTCTACGAAATCAAGGGGTTTGCCTGGTCGGGACGCGGCAGCATCAAGCATGTCGACGTCTCGATCGACGGCGGCACGACATGGCGTACGGCGGAGTTGCAGGAACCAGTACAATCCAAATGCCTGACCCGCTTCCGGTTACCTTGGGATTGGGATGGCGGGCCGACGCTGCTGCAAAGCCGCGCAACCGACAGTACCGGCTATCGGCAACCAACCAAACAACAACTCATCACCGCGAGGGGCCTCAACTCTAACTACCACTTTAACGCCGTCTATGGTTGGCAGGTCGGCGAGGGTGGAGCCGTTACCCATGTCGTTTAATCGGACGCAGGCGGCCTTCGCTATTGCTGTATTTCTTCTTGTTGGGCAGGCCGAAGCCCAGACGGTCGGGCGGTATAAGCTCGGACACGTAGCCGATCCCGGCGAGATCGCGGCCTGGGATATCGATGTGCGCGGGGATGGAACTGGACTGCCTGCCGGCAGCGGCAACATCGAGCAGGGCAAGGCAATCTTCGCCGAGAGTTGCGCGGCCTGCCACGGCGACAAGGGGCAAGGCGCAATAGGCGACATTCTGGTCGGCGGCAAAGGCACCCTCAATACCGCAAAGCCGATCAAGACGATCGGCAGCTTCTGGCCCTATGCGCCGACGCTCTACGACTATGTCAGCCGCGCCATGCCCTTCAATGCCCCGCAATCCCTGACGCCCAGCCAGGTTTACGCCGTCACGGCCTATCTGCTGTTTCTCAACGGCATCCTGCCGGAGAGCGCCAAGCTCGATGCCAGCTCGCTGTCGCGAATCGAAATGCCCAATCGCGGGGGATTTACGTCCGACCCGCGCCCGGACGTGCCCCCTCCGGCAGCTTCGATACAGCGGTAAGCCGGAACGCGCGTCAGTCTCCCTCAGGAGCCCACACCAAGCGGGCTCAAGCGCGGAAGCGGCGCGGAATTGTCCGGCCGGCGCAGCAGGTTGAGGATGTGGCGCTTCAGGCGCACGAACTCGTTCTCGGTGACGAGTTCGGCGTGACGGGGACGCGCGAACGGCAGGCGGATGTCGTCGATCACCCGCCCCGGCCGCGCGCTCATGACGATGATCCGGTCGGCAAGGAAGAGCGCCTCCTCGATATCATGGGTCACGAACACGGTCGTGGTCGGAATCTTGGTCCAGATGTCCAGCAATACTTCCTGCATCAGACTGCGCGTCTGCGCATCCAGTGCACCGAACGGTTCGTCCATCAGCAGGACCCGCGGTTGGCTGATGAGAACGCGCGCGATCTCGACCCGCTGCTGCATGCCGCCGGAGAGTTGCGAAGGGTAGAAGGCCTCAAAGCCGTCAAGACCGACCAGCTTCAAAAACTCATCCGCAGAGCGGCGTCGCTCGACCTTACCGACGCCGCGCATCTTCGGCCCGAACGCGACATTGTCCCGGACCCGCTTCCAGGGAAACAAAGTGTGTTGCTGAAACACGATGCCACGATCGGGGCTTGGGCCGGCGAGAAGCTGATCGTCCACGGTCAGCCGTCCGTGCGTTGGCTGCAAATGCCCGGCCAGCGCGCCGAGCAAGGTCGACTTTCCACAACCGGACGGACCTAGAACGCAAACCAGTTCACCCGGCGCGACCGCGAAATCGAGGTCGCGGACCGCCTCGAAGGCATCCGCGCCCTCCCCTAGCGAAATCGAGACATTCGCGACGTCGATGCGACCCACGGCCTTTGCCGGGATATCGGCAACCCGGATGTTCATCGCGCGACCGCCGAGTGCCGCCACGGCATCAGATAGTGTCCCAGCGTCGTCAGCAGCCAACTGCTGCCCATTCCGAGCAGGCCGATCACCAGCATGCCAACGATGATGTCGGCATAATTCTGCAGCGTGTAGGCCTCCCACGTGTAGTAACCGATGCCGAACTGACCGGAGATCATCTCTGCGGTGACGAGGCAAAACCAGGACGTACCCATGCCGATGGCCAGTCCGGTGACGATGCTGGGCGCGGCGCCAGGCAACACGATCTCGCGCAGGATCGCGACGGGCGTGCCGCCAAGGCTGCGCGCGGATGCGACCAGCCGGCGGTCGATGTTGGCGACACCGTGCACGGTGTTCAGGATGATCGGGAACAGCGCACCGATGAAGGTGATATAGATCATCGACAGTTCTGACGACGGGAACATCAGGATCGACAGCGGTATCCACGCCACCGCGGGAATTGGCCGCAGCAACTCGAGCGGCGGCAACAACAGATCGCCAGCGGCGCGCGACCGGCCGATCGCAAAACCGAAGGCGATGCCGATCACGACCGCCGCACCGTAGCCGGCGAACACCCGCCACAGGCTGCTGCTGACATGCGCGAACAGTTTTGGCGACTTCAGCAGGATGATCGCGGACTGAACGACCTCGGTCGGGGGCGGTACATTGCGGAACGTCACGACGCCCAGATGCACGTGCAACGACGAAGCAAGCTGCCAAAGCCCGATGCAGGCCAGGATCGATCCGGCCCGCACCAGCCACCGCAACATCGGCAGCCGGTCAATGGTGCGTCCGGATGCCATCCGTTAGCGGCTCGCCACCGGAGAACCGCGTGCGCCGGCATAGTCGATCACCTCACCGCCGTGCTCCTTCGACCATTTCTCGGCGCCGTCCTTGAGCAGGAATGCGCTCAGCTCGCCCTTACCCGAGCGGACGAACCACGCCTGGTTCGCGAACAGCTTGATGCCGCTTTCGCGATCCTGCGCGTAGGCCACGCGGATTGCCTTACCGTCCTTCTCCAGGCCCGCGAGCGCCTCCAACGCGTTCTCCGGCGAGCTGAAGTGGCGGACCTTGGGCTCGTCCTTGACCCAGATCTGCGCCACCCGGCTGAAATCCGTGATGTCGGCGCCCGTTGCCGCATCCTTGGCCTTCAGCGGAAGCTGGGCATAATCCTTGAGTTCGGCGTCATAGTCGCGCCCCACCTGCGACAGGGCCGCGCGGATGAATTTGTCGGTCACGAACTGATTGATGTCGAGATCGCTGTCGGCGCGCTTGAGGTGCTTCAACGTTTTGATCGATGTCGCGACCGCTTGACGGTATTCGGGCTTCCAGGTCACGCTTCGCGTTTGCAGGCCCAGCGGTCCGTGAAATAGATAGGCCACTTCCGCATCGACACCCGTCACCTTGGTGATCAGTTCGCTATATTTTTCAGGCTCCTCCCCGATCAGGCGATCGGCCTCAAGTGCGGCGCGCAGATAGGCGACAACGATCTCGGGATATTTGTCGGCATATTCGGCATCGACGAGGGATCCGTGAAAGGTCGGTGCGTTGGCCTGTGAGCCGTCGAAGATCTTGCGCGCGAAACCGCGCCACGGGAACAGTTCCGCAAACGGCACGAAATCGGCATGGGCTTCGATCTTGTTCGCCTGCAGCGCGGGACCCGCGACTTCAGGCGCCTGCGTGATGATGTTGACGTCCGTCTCCGGGTTCCAGCCCTGTGCCTCGATGGCCCGGAGCAGCATGCCATGCGAAGTCGACGCAAAGGGAACCGAGATTGTCTTGCCCTTCAGCTCGGCAAGCGACTGCACCGGAGAATTCACCGGCACCACGATGCCGTTGCCGCTGCCCTTGGTGCTGCCCGAGAGCACGCTGATAAAGAGGCTACGCCGGCCGGCCTTCTGAAAGGCCACGCCGTTCAATGAACCCGGGAAATCCGCCATGGCGCCGAGATCGAGCTTGCCGGCCACCATCTCGTTGGTGAGCGGCGCGCCGCTGGTGAAATTCTTCCACTGGATGTCGTAGGTGACATTCTTGTATTTGCCGTCGCGGGGCAGGAACTTCTCAAGCAGCTTCAATTCGCGGATCAGGAGTCCACCGGTGACGCAATTAATCGTAGTGTCCTGAGTCCCAACCGCCACGCGAATGGTTTCGGCATGCGACATGCCGGTCCAACCAATCGTCGCGGCCGCGACGGCTGCGGCTATTCTCACGATACCAGAAGAGATCATCGGCCTGTCCTCGACTATCGATGGCCGGCACAGTGCCGCCAGCATGAACGATCGATCCGAACTATCCGGTCTTCGCGCGGTCCGCTGAAGCAATTACTTGCGTTCCACCGTTCGCCAGCGCCGCGTCGTGATTCCGTCGTAATGTGCCGTCGAACACCATCAAATGATTTTCTCGCCACGACGCGATCCGCAGATAAATCATCTCGGCAAACCACCCGTTCGCGCATGACCTTTGCTAAGTGCATTTCGACTCGTTCAAAGAAGTGGACTTTGCCATTCCGTCCCATTTAGCTGTCGGCGACATCGCAAGGCGAACTGCGGCAATGACCACACTCAAAGAAGCGTCCGATCCCGAACCGTTGGCCTTGATGGCCCGGACCGGCGCTGTCGCGCAGCTGGATTGGCCGGCCAAGCAACGGCTTGCCATCGTATCCAAACCGCCCGCTCGCGAGCATTCCGCCCTATTCATGAGCGAATCCATCGAGGGGCTGAATGTCGGCGCGCATTTTCTCGATCGCCTGTCGGCCGAACAGATGGCGCAGGTTCAGGCGGCGGGCCGTGCCGTTGCCGTGCCCCAGGGCGAGATGGTGTTCAACCAGGGCGAACATCATGACGGGATCTTCATCATCCGGCGTGGCCAGGTTCGGGTCTATTACACCGCTCCCTCCGGCCGCGAGATCACCCTTGCCTACTGGACGCCGGGCCATTTCATCGGCGGCCCGGACATATATGGCGGCGGCATCCATATGTGGTCCGGCGTCGCGATCGAGGATTGCGAGATCACGGCATTGTCCGGCACCACCTTGCAGCGGCTGCTGAGCCAAATGCCGGCCTTTGCGCTGGCGCTGATCGACGGACTGATTGCCAAGGGCAAGTGCTACTCCTCGATGGCGCAGATGCTGGGAACCCGCTCCGTGATCGAACGGCTGGCACAGTATCTGTTGAACCTGTCGGAGCTTTACGGCGTCGCCGATGGCGACACGATCGTGATCAACCGCAAAGTAACCCACGACCAGATCGCGGCGATGGTCGGCTCGACCCGCCAATGGGTCACGATGATGCTCAAGCGCTTTCAAACCAAGCGCATCATCGCTATCGAAGACAGCGTCATCCGTATCAAGCGCGTCGACTTGCTGGAGACGATCCTGTTCAAGGATTAGGACCGGTTTCGATAAGATCGAAGCGAGGATCCAGATTCTGAAAACTCATCCACGGACCGATTCGCGCTCGGCTCTGCGGTCGAGCGCGGCCAGCTACATAGGCATCTTTCAATGAACGCCGTGGCGGCACTGCTCTTTCTGTCCATGTGGAGCAGTGGCGCCATCTTCGTAAAGCTCGGCCTGATGAGTTCGTCCGTCTGGACGTTCCTCGCCATCCGCTCGATCGGGGCGATGATTGTTCTCACGATTGTCTGGGCTATCTGGTTCCGATCCGACTTCCGCGCTGCCTTGAAATTACCTCCCAGGGCCATTCTTTGGGCTGTCGGAGTTGGTCTGCTCTTACAGGCAGGCTATCAAGGCGCCTACTTCCTGGCGATGGCCCATGGACTGTCACCCGGCACGCTCACGATCATCCTTGGCGCTCAGCCCTTGTTGATGCCCTGGGTGGCTCGGGAAAAGACGTCATGGGCGGGCAAGGCGCTCCTGTTTGCAGGGTTCTTCGGATTGGTGCTGGCGGTTGTCGGTACACGAGAACTGGGCGACGGCTCGCTTCTAGCGCTTGCTTTCGGGGCAGTTGCGCTTGTGGCGATTACCGCAGGAACTGCGTTGCAGAAACGCATCGGCGTCGACATCGCCCGTTCCATCTTATGGCAGTATCTCGGCTCCGCCCTGATCTTCGGTTCGGTCCTGACGGTGACGGATTGGGAGGCCACACTGAACACCAGCTTCGTAGTCTCTGCCACCTGGATGATCTTGGTCGTCTCTGTTGGTGCAAATGTGCTGTTGCTATACATGTTGGCACAACATCAAGCCGCGAAAATCGGCGTATTATTCTACTTTGTGCCAATCATTACCATGATTGGAGAGCACTATATCTATGGAACGCGTCAAGGCGCGCAAACGGTGATTGGAGCTGCGATCGTCGTACTTTCCTCACTAACCTTCGCAAAGCTCGATTTTCTTTCTGCACGGTCAGGACTTCGCTCGAAAACGCTCTAGTTGCGCGTCTCGATCTGTCCCAGCGCCCAGATCACGGTCTTGCGAACATCCGGATCTTCGTCCTGCGCGCATGCGGCAAGCGCGTCACGGGCTCTTGGATCGGCAATATCGCCGAGCGCCGCGGCAGCGTCCTTGCGCAATGAGGGAAGAGCATCTTCAAGAAATGGAATGATCGCCACCACAGCGGTGCGGGCGCGGAGCTTGCCCAGGCTCTGCAGCGCCTTCTGCCGAACCTGCCAATAGCTATCAGCCAGCGAATGGGTTAGCGCCGCCGTCGCCGAAATCTGACCGATCCGACCGATGGTCTCGGCCGCCACCGCCCTTACCTGCCATTCGCCGTCCGCTAGCGCATCCGCGGCCGCCTGTGCCGCCACCTCATTGCGTGCAAAGGACAGCGCATTGATGCCTGCAAGCCTGACGTCGGCGTCCTCGTCCCTGGTCGCATGGATCAACGAGGGCAGCGTTTCCGTCTTCTTCAGATAGCCGATCACGCCGACCGCTTGCACGCGCACGGCGGTATCGGCGTCGCCGAGTGCGATAACGGCCGGCCCGAGCGACGCGCTGACCTGCAGCGCCTTGAGCGCGCGAAAGACCGCGGCGCGCACGAAAGCCGATGAATGCGTCACCAAAGGAAGCAACACGACGCTGGCTGCGGAATCGCGAAGCTCTGCGAGACTGTCACCGGCGGCCTTTGCGACATCCTTCTCGGAATCGGTCAGCGCACCGACCAACGCCTTGGCCACATCAACGCCGTCAAATTCGCCCAACGCCCGCGCGACTTGCAACCTTACCTCGGCGGACGGGTCGCCCGCCGTCCGCACCAGCAGCGGGATGGCCTCGCCGCTCGAGGTCTCCACGAGGTCGATGACCGCAAGCCGCCGCACCGACGGATCCGGGCTCTCCAGCCGTTCGGAAATCTCGTCGAGGTCGCCGAACGCCTCGAATGGTTCGAACGCGCCCATATCAACGCAACAGATAGGGAATGTTGACGGTAACGGCACCGGTCGGGCAGTCGGTCTCGCACGGCATGCAATACCAGCACTCGTCATACTTCATATAGGCTTTGCCGGTCAGGTCGCTGATCCGGAGCACATCGAGG
This portion of the Bradyrhizobium sp. AZCC 2262 genome encodes:
- a CDS encoding phosphate/phosphite/phosphonate ABC transporter substrate-binding protein encodes the protein MYALPEMEAANAAFLAVLQQRLRARGIPEISFTQVCGYPLFKHDRDRYRMLATPHYAMPGCVGSSHRAFFMVRANDPAQRLEDLRGHVFGCNSLLSNSGMNLPRLSLARIAGGKPFFSAVVMTDAHVTSLERLHEGSIDICSVDNVTWGFYKKFRPVAAARFRILDETVSSPSLPFVTSANTTETEAVALAETLYEITRDPQLAHIREALELTGLSVPDVAAYERLADYEREAAELGFPEIK
- a CDS encoding TauD/TfdA family dioxygenase, translated to MTRPLSDRNKLDLNRALTEHGVIFIRNQALNFAQHVELARIFGNPIQEHLSAVGERAGLSHQLCPVHVRNLEDVCGHHHPVAARAGVEPGARAGGTSAHRLERRGVKAHVSARRRK
- a CDS encoding CmcJ/NvfI family oxidoreductase, whose protein sequence is MALEAATAARNLTTTLHYLKRGAERPAFYRIEPPPGVPQWNGIDDPREVSIEDARGRESEFTLDRNGFTLVKAPTAVADFYDPEEIKRVYYPEVEQLLRDRLGASRVVVFDHNVRNATLPGLAPPSRQVHNDHTVNSAPRRVRDHLGAEADELLRHRFGIVNVWRPVRGPVLDSPLALCDAQTFTDDDLIASDLVYAHVRGETSRVEYNPAHRWHYFSEMQTDEALLIRIHDSANDGRARLSFHTSFENPLTPDAPPRESIEVRALVFFPPGS
- the soxC gene encoding sulfite dehydrogenase, translated to MTQSSDLQRRAFLTGAAAAATGWLASSGNSLAGPPLQVPVWTREQGAAIVSPPYGVPSRFEDGIVRRPRATPPIPTAASSGTPLQHLHGIITPAGLHYERHHAGVPAIDPDHHRLVVHGLVERPLVLSMDDLLRFPSVSRIHFLECSGNTATWNSGNPKWTVQDTHGLLSCSEWTGVSLVTILGEVGLKPGAKWILAEGADAAAMSRSIPIEIALDDAILAYAQNGERLRPEQGYPLRLFLPGIEGNMSIKWLRRLKVGDQPFQSREETSKYTDLMPDGTARQFTFTMEAKSVITSPSGGHQLRGPGFYEIKGFAWSGRGSIKHVDVSIDGGTTWRTAELQEPVQSKCLTRFRLPWDWDGGPTLLQSRATDSTGYRQPTKQQLITARGLNSNYHFNAVYGWQVGEGGAVTHVV
- a CDS encoding c-type cytochrome — its product is MSFNRTQAAFAIAVFLLVGQAEAQTVGRYKLGHVADPGEIAAWDIDVRGDGTGLPAGSGNIEQGKAIFAESCAACHGDKGQGAIGDILVGGKGTLNTAKPIKTIGSFWPYAPTLYDYVSRAMPFNAPQSLTPSQVYAVTAYLLFLNGILPESAKLDASSLSRIEMPNRGGFTSDPRPDVPPPAASIQR
- a CDS encoding ABC transporter ATP-binding protein; the encoded protein is MNIRVADIPAKAVGRIDVANVSISLGEGADAFEAVRDLDFAVAPGELVCVLGPSGCGKSTLLGALAGHLQPTHGRLTVDDQLLAGPSPDRGIVFQQHTLFPWKRVRDNVAFGPKMRGVGKVERRRSADEFLKLVGLDGFEAFYPSQLSGGMQQRVEIARVLISQPRVLLMDEPFGALDAQTRSLMQEVLLDIWTKIPTTTVFVTHDIEEALFLADRIIVMSARPGRVIDDIRLPFARPRHAELVTENEFVRLKRHILNLLRRPDNSAPLPRLSPLGVGS
- a CDS encoding ABC transporter permease; its protein translation is MASGRTIDRLPMLRWLVRAGSILACIGLWQLASSLHVHLGVVTFRNVPPPTEVVQSAIILLKSPKLFAHVSSSLWRVFAGYGAAVVIGIAFGFAIGRSRAAGDLLLPPLELLRPIPAVAWIPLSILMFPSSELSMIYITFIGALFPIILNTVHGVANIDRRLVASARSLGGTPVAILREIVLPGAAPSIVTGLAIGMGTSWFCLVTAEMISGQFGIGYYTWEAYTLQNYADIIVGMLVIGLLGMGSSWLLTTLGHYLMPWRHSAVAR
- a CDS encoding ABC transporter substrate-binding protein, producing MSHAETIRVAVGTQDTTINCVTGGLLIRELKLLEKFLPRDGKYKNVTYDIQWKNFTSGAPLTNEMVAGKLDLGAMADFPGSLNGVAFQKAGRRSLFISVLSGSTKGSGNGIVVPVNSPVQSLAELKGKTISVPFASTSHGMLLRAIEAQGWNPETDVNIITQAPEVAGPALQANKIEAHADFVPFAELFPWRGFARKIFDGSQANAPTFHGSLVDAEYADKYPEIVVAYLRAALEADRLIGEEPEKYSELITKVTGVDAEVAYLFHGPLGLQTRSVTWKPEYRQAVATSIKTLKHLKRADSDLDINQFVTDKFIRAALSQVGRDYDAELKDYAQLPLKAKDAATGADITDFSRVAQIWVKDEPKVRHFSSPENALEALAGLEKDGKAIRVAYAQDRESGIKLFANQAWFVRSGKGELSAFLLKDGAEKWSKEHGGEVIDYAGARGSPVASR
- a CDS encoding Crp/Fnr family transcriptional regulator: MSESIEGLNVGAHFLDRLSAEQMAQVQAAGRAVAVPQGEMVFNQGEHHDGIFIIRRGQVRVYYTAPSGREITLAYWTPGHFIGGPDIYGGGIHMWSGVAIEDCEITALSGTTLQRLLSQMPAFALALIDGLIAKGKCYSSMAQMLGTRSVIERLAQYLLNLSELYGVADGDTIVINRKVTHDQIAAMVGSTRQWVTMMLKRFQTKRIIAIEDSVIRIKRVDLLETILFKD
- a CDS encoding DMT family transporter, encoding MNAVAALLFLSMWSSGAIFVKLGLMSSSVWTFLAIRSIGAMIVLTIVWAIWFRSDFRAALKLPPRAILWAVGVGLLLQAGYQGAYFLAMAHGLSPGTLTIILGAQPLLMPWVAREKTSWAGKALLFAGFFGLVLAVVGTRELGDGSLLALAFGAVALVAITAGTALQKRIGVDIARSILWQYLGSALIFGSVLTVTDWEATLNTSFVVSATWMILVVSVGANVLLLYMLAQHQAAKIGVLFYFVPIITMIGEHYIYGTRQGAQTVIGAAIVVLSSLTFAKLDFLSARSGLRSKTL
- a CDS encoding HEAT repeat domain-containing protein — encoded protein: MGAFEPFEAFGDLDEISERLESPDPSVRRLAVIDLVETSSGEAIPLLVRTAGDPSAEVRLQVARALGEFDGVDVAKALVGALTDSEKDVAKAAGDSLAELRDSAASVVLLPLVTHSSAFVRAAVFRALKALQVSASLGPAVIALGDADTAVRVQAVGVIGYLKKTETLPSLIHATRDEDADVRLAGINALSFARNEVAAQAAADALADGEWQVRAVAAETIGRIGQISATAALTHSLADSYWQVRQKALQSLGKLRARTAVVAIIPFLEDALPSLRKDAAAALGDIADPRARDALAACAQDEDPDVRKTVIWALGQIETRN
- a CDS encoding 4Fe-4S dicluster domain-containing protein, translating into MPIAHTPTTVPVIVDEAKCIADKGCTVCVEVCPLDVLRISDLTGKAYMKYDECWYCMPCETDCPTGAVTVNIPYLLR